The DNA region TTTCGCCCAGCGCTCGAAAGATATCGTCCCAGTTTACGAGGCCGGTTCCTGGAATTCCGCGGTCATTCTCGCACAGGTGGTAATGGATGAGATCAGCCCCGGCAAGCTTCGTTGCATCGTAGAAGCTTTTTTCCTCGATGTTCATATGATAGGTGTCCAGATGGATCTTGACGTTCGGCTCGCCGATCATGTCCCGAAGCTGAAGCGCCTGGGCGCATGTGTTAATCAAGTTGGACTCGTAGCGATTCACCGGCTCCAGCCCTAGCAATACGCCGTATTTTTGGGCATGCCTTGCCGCTTCGCGAAGACCACCTGCGGCATACTCCCAATCGGCTTCCGACGGCCTCTCATGCGCGTCCTTGACATGCTGCGAATACAGCACGCCTGACAGATTCGTTTTCCCGATCGCAGCGGTCGCCTCCACGCAGGACTTCAAATATGCAACCCCGCGTCGCCTCACATCCGGATCCCGGCTCGAGATGTCTGTCCCCTTAAGCAGCACGGTCGACGTCACGGCATCCAAGCCTGCATCGGTTAACCGTCGCCTCACGGCCGAAGCATCGAATGAATCCAGCTTCATCAGAGGAATCTCGATAAAATCAAGCTCAAGTCCCTTCACCCTGTCAATCAGATCAAGCGATTGGTTGCTCCACTCGGAGCACCAAGCGTATGCATGGATTCCAAGCTTCATCATCCTTCCTCCCCGCACAAATGTTGAATGACGTTCCTGACCGCCATCATGCCCATATTTTCGACCGCATGTCTTGTGGACGCGGCGCAGTGAGAGCCGATCACAAGATTATCAAGCGTATGCAGGTCTTCAAGATCGGGCGGTTCCCGCTCGAATACATCGAGTCCGGCTCCCCAGATTCGCCCCGCTTTCAGCGCATCCAGCATGGCGGTTTCATCGATAAGCCCGCCGCGGGCGGTGTTGATCAGCACGGCGGATTCCTTCATGGTCTCGAACTCGCGCGGACCGATCAGATGGCGCGTATGCTCATTCAGCGGGAGATGCAGGCTGACGAAGTCCGCTTGCTCGATCAGTGTCTGCAGCGTATCGACGTACGTGATGCCGTGACGGACGGCGAAATCCTCATCACGAAGATGGTCATAAGCCATAATTTTCATATCAAAGCCTTTTGCCCGGCGGGCCACCGCTTTTCCGATATGCCCCAGACCAATCAAACCGAGCGTGCTGCCATGCACATCCACGGTCAACGTCTTGGTCCAGTCTCCCCGGCGGCATGCCCTATCGATCGGGATCACCCTTCGCGCAGCGGCCAGCATGAGTGTGAACGCGTAATCCGCAACCGCCTCGGTATTGGCGCCGACCGTCGTTGTGATCCGAATCCCCCGCTGGGCCGCGTAAGCCGCATCGATATTGTCCGTGCCGACGCCGTATTTGGAGATAAGCTTGAGCCGTTCTGCCTGACTGAGCACCTCCCGATCCAACGGATCGACGCCGACGATCACCGCCTCCGCATCCCGGATCTCGCGAATCATCTCTGCCTTCGTGAGGATCCGGCCGTACGGATTAAGACGGAGGTCGAAACCGCGCCTGGCCAGAAGGTCCGCCGCTCCCTGGCTTCCCGTTCCGAAGGACCTCGGCGTTGCCAGCACCTTTCTTCCCAAATTGTCCCCCTCCTTTTACGCATGCCATTTCGGATTGTCTACAAGGGCCGGCTTGCCGTCCCGCTCCACCGCAATTTTCCGGAAGCCTCTCGTTTCGATCGAGCCATAGTCATGACCCGCATCGGCACGAAATACATAGAAGGTGATGAGCGGCTCCGTGCCCGTGTTGATACTTCGGTGCGCATACCGCCCAGGGACATAAACGGCGCGGCCCGGCGTAAACTCCTGAACCTCCCATTCCCCCTCGGGATTTTCCATCAGCATCAATCCCTTGCCGCCGATGCAGTAATACACCTCAGCCGTATCCAGAATCGTATGGAAGTGACCTTTGGTCATAAAGTACTCTTCGCCGATCTTGCCGGGGTAGACGATGCTTGTGCCGAACGCAAGATTTCCCGGAGACTCGGGAATGCCAAGCTCGTGGAATTCATATAAAAGGACGTCTTCCTGTTCAAGCATCAAAGACAAAGCATGGTCATCCGCATACATGCCCTTCATATTGGATAGATGGCGCCGAAGCGATGCCCGCGTGTCGGAACGTCCGTTGTGCAGACTGAAATAGACGGCAAACGGTGCGAGAGCACTGGCCGCTCCATAATTGTCTTTCATGAAATCCATCTCCTCTCTTACATTGTTGAAGGATCGGAACACTTTCTCAGGACCGCAGGCTGGATGCAATCCGCGCTAATCGATCAAACTGATCGCCTGAGATGCGGATGTCGAAAACCTCCTGAATAACCTGAGTCCAGCCATGGAGGAAATACACCCAGCCATCCTCAACGTGCAGCCCGCTCTGCTCCTTTTGGGCACGGGCTTGATGCATAAACTTCAGATCGCCGCGGTAATTCAGCTCCCAAACGAGACTGCCCCGAGGAAACCTTGCATTGTCCGTCAGCGGCGAGCCGGGACGATCCTTGCCCAAGCCTGTGGCGTTTATGATAAGGGATTGTTCCGGAAGCTCATGGAGAATGCGATCATTATCTTCGGGCTCAGGGCACAGGCGGTACTCGAACCGGGTGGCCGTATCGATGCTGCTAAGCAGCCGCTCTGCCGATTCCAGTCGAGGACGGCTCCGGTTGCTGATGATGATTTTCGAAGGAATGTCGGTGCCATGGTCAGCCTGCGTAAGATAAGAGCTGATCGCCAGCGCGCTTCCGCCAGCGCCCATAATGAACGCTTCGCCTGAACCATTCCAGTGGCCTTCCGGGATAAACGCCTCCATGGACAAGCCGCTGGATATCGGGTCTTTGGCGCATCCGACCAGCTTGCCGCCGCGCTTCGAGATGGAGCTTAGCTCGTTGAACATGCTGGCATAATCATCCAGCTCATCGAACAGATCCTTGGCGGCGAGATATAAGTCGATTTTATGCGTCGTCACCAGGGCTCCGAGCGACATGGGATCCTGCTTGATAAAGCTTACGGCATCCCGGTACGCCTCCGGAGCGGCATGAATCGGCAGGTCCATCCCCTTAATCTGAACGTCGCCGAGCTGTAAAGCTTCCGCCCAGAGCGGAAACAATCTCATAATGGACGACTGCCCCGTCGAGACGCCGATAAAATAAAACGTCGGTTTATCGTTGTTTTCGTATGGCACAATGCTTTCCTCCCCATTCGTTTCGAAGCTTTCGTAACCGGTCACTTGTAAAGCGTAGATCGATGTTTCGTTCCTGCTAACCATGCTGCTGCAGCCGCTGCTGATAGAGCTCCGAGAGCCTCGATACGGCTTCGTGATAAGCAGCTGCATAGCGTGCGTATGTCCCCCGTTTTGAATGGTCCGGATCATACATTTGTTCCGGTTTGGCTTGCCCGGCAGCCGCTTCAGCAAGGCTTGGGACCGTGCCGATCCCATATCCGGCGATAAGCGCAATGGCGGTGAGCGCCGTTTCTTGATTCTGCATCGTCCGATACGGCAGACCCAGCACATCGGCTTTAATCTGGTTGAATAAGGCTGACGATGCTCCGCCCCCGACCACATGAACCTGCGAAAATGCGACCTGGCCGACAGCATGCTTAAGAATCGAGAGATACCCCGCATACTCGTAGGCGATCGACTCGAGGATGGACCGGTACATGGCCGCTTGGCCATGCCCCCAGTGCATTCCGATCCACCCGCCCCGAAGCTGCGAATCGCTGGGGCATACCCTTCCGCCGAAATGCGGTATGAACAGCAGACCGTCGCTTCCCGGGGGAATCCTGCCCGCTTCCCGGTTCAGTTCATCGTAGGATGATGCAGCGCCGGAGCGGCTGCCGACCAGCTTGCCGAACCAGGCAATGCATTCCCCTCCGCCGTTAATATAAGCGAGCGGCAAATAGAGGTCCGGGATCACGGAACGCGCATACATGAGCGTGCGGGTTTGCGTGTCCGGCTTATAATGATCCGTACAGCCTGCCAGTACGGACGCCGTTCCGGCAATGTCCAGCAGGCGGCCGGGTTCGGTCAGCCCTGCCCCGAGCGCACAAGCCGCCGTATCTCCGCATCCGGCGACGATCGGGATTCCGGGAGGCAATGCTGCAGCATCAGCGTGTTCCGGTTGGAGGTAGCCGATCACTTTCCATGGACGCACGATGGAAGGCAGCTTCTCGATGTCCATGCCGAACGCCCTGATGAGCTCTTCGGACCATATGCCCTGACCGGTATCGGCAAAACCGGTGAAATGAAGGTACGTATCATCGATAAATGCCTGGTCAGCCCGCAGTCCGGCAAGCCTCCCGGTGATATAAACTGCCGGGACGACAAACTTGGCGATCTTCCGGTAGACATCCGGTCGCTCCCGTTTCCACCACAGCTGCTTGGGCCCATGCGCATTCGTGACGGGACATCCGGTAAGGGCGATGAACCGTTCCTCGCCCCAAGCCTTCATGTCCCCCATCACGGAGGAACAGCGAGAGTCCAGCCAGGAATCGTAGGGCGTCACGGCCCTCCATTCCCGATCGATGCCGAGGATGCCGGCCATTTGCCCGTCCAGGCCGATTGCAGCGATCCGCCCTTTCGGAACCTGCGGTTTCGAAACGGCCTCCTCGATGGCATCCACGGTCGAGGCAAACATCTCCTCCGGCTCCTGTTCGATCCGGCCATCTTGCCCCCGAATGAGCCGGGACGGGCGGAAGGCGGAAGAGACGATCCGGCCCGTATCGTCGACGACCGCCGCTTTTGTCCCTTGCGTGCCGATATCGGCGCTAATAAAATACCTCAAGCGGTATTCCCCCTTCCCCTCTGAAGGTTGTCAACTCCTTGTTATTCGAATCCTATTAATGTCTTGATTCCGAGCGAGCTGCCCGCGTATGCGAGGGCCTCTTGCGTTCCGGATAGCGGGAACCTCCGGGATATGAGCCGATCCGCATCCAGCAGCCCGCTCGCGATCAGCTGGAGCGTCTTTCGAAAGTGATGATTGTTCGCTTTCGTCGATCCGGTAACGGATATCTGCTTGTAATGAATCCGGTTGGTGTGCAGCTCTACCCCGCTCATCTGCTGGGGCAAGCCCCCAAAGAAATTGATGCGTCCGTTCATGGCCGTAAGCTCAATTGCCAGCTGCTGCGATTCGGGTGACGGATTTGCCGTTACGCACATATCGACGCCGCGGCCTCCCGTCAGCCTGTCGATTTCCTCCGTCAGTCCCTCGGCAGGCAGTGTGATCAGCGAGTCATCGATTTCCCGGCACAGACGCAGCCGTTCATGCGATCGATTGGCGATGAAGACTCGCCCTGCGCCGGAATGCTTTGCCAGCAAAGCATACATGATGCCGATCGGACCTGCGCCGATGATCAGCACATCATCGCCCAGATGAACCGGTGACTGTAACAGTCCGTTGTATACACAGGATAGAGGCTCGATCAAGGTCGCCTGCTCGAAGGTTACGTGGCTTGGCAGCACGGCGATATTACCGAACCGGACCGCGCTTGCCGGAATTCGCACGTACTCGGCAAATCCTCCATCCAGTTGTACGCCCAGGGCTTTATATTTCGCGCAAAGATGGTAGTCTGCCCGGACGCAGGATTCGCAGATGCCACAGCCCATATTGGGGGCGACGGCCACTCGCATCCCGCATTCATAACCTTCAACCGCACCGCCCACTTCACACAGAACCCCGCTGAGCTCATGACCGAGTATTCGCGGCGAGTCTTCCCCGATATACGGAGACCCGTTCTTGATCATTCGCAGATCCGTTCCGCAAATCCCCGCGCACTTCACCTGCAGCAAAACCTCATCCTCTCCAATGGCGGGCTTTGGCACATCCAACACGCGCACGTCGTTTTGACCGTATAATCTCGCTGCTTGCATATTCTTGTTCACCTCCTTCATCCAGCCTGAGGTTCAAGCAGCTTCACGACCGTTCCTTCGCGTATGGAGCGATTGCCCGCATTCACGATGGCGACGGCTTTCTTCCCGTCATACCCGGTTACGTTCGGTGTTCTGTCTTCGATGATGGACTCGATGAAATGCATATCCTCCGCCAGATACGCTTCTTTGTAAAGCGTTCGCCAGCTTGTCGTGAACGGGCGAATCAGCTGATGATCGGCGCGTACGGTTACCGGTGAATTCCGGCCGGGGTCACCGATGAACATAACGCCTTCCGTGCCGAGAATCTCGACGCGCGCATCGTAGCCGTACTTTACGGACACCGCGCCATCGATCATTCCCTGGGCTCCGCTCGTTAAGGCTGCGGACAGGACCACATTATCGTAAAAATCAGGATAGCGGTCTGCGGCC from Paenibacillus ihbetae includes:
- a CDS encoding sugar phosphate isomerase/epimerase family protein → MMKLGIHAYAWCSEWSNQSLDLIDRVKGLELDFIEIPLMKLDSFDASAVRRRLTDAGLDAVTSTVLLKGTDISSRDPDVRRRGVAYLKSCVEATAAIGKTNLSGVLYSQHVKDAHERPSEADWEYAAGGLREAARHAQKYGVLLGLEPVNRYESNLINTCAQALQLRDMIGEPNVKIHLDTYHMNIEEKSFYDATKLAGADLIHYHLCENDRGIPGTGLVNWDDIFRALGEIGYSGYAALESFVDMTDNMNTWVWRQLAPSGDALVAEGVAFIRRMMKKHRLPGSAAGGFV
- a CDS encoding shikimate dehydrogenase family protein, with translation MPYENNDKPTFYFIGVSTGQSSIMRLFPLWAEALQLGDVQIKGMDLPIHAAPEAYRDAVSFIKQDPMSLGALVTTHKIDLYLAAKDLFDELDDYASMFNELSSISKRGGKLVGCAKDPISSGLSMEAFIPEGHWNGSGEAFIMGAGGSALAISSYLTQADHGTDIPSKIIISNRSRPRLESAERLLSSIDTATRFEYRLCPEPEDNDRILHELPEQSLIINATGLGKDRPGSPLTDNARFPRGSLVWELNYRGDLKFMHQARAQKEQSGLHVEDGWVYFLHGWTQVIQEVFDIRISGDQFDRLARIASSLRS
- a CDS encoding phosphoglycerate dehydrogenase, translated to MGRKVLATPRSFGTGSQGAADLLARRGFDLRLNPYGRILTKAEMIREIRDAEAVIVGVDPLDREVLSQAERLKLISKYGVGTDNIDAAYAAQRGIRITTTVGANTEAVADYAFTLMLAAARRVIPIDRACRRGDWTKTLTVDVHGSTLGLIGLGHIGKAVARRAKGFDMKIMAYDHLRDEDFAVRHGITYVDTLQTLIEQADFVSLHLPLNEHTRHLIGPREFETMKESAVLINTARGGLIDETAMLDALKAGRIWGAGLDVFEREPPDLEDLHTLDNLVIGSHCAASTRHAVENMGMMAVRNVIQHLCGEEG
- a CDS encoding FGGY-family carbohydrate kinase, with the translated sequence MRYFISADIGTQGTKAAVVDDTGRIVSSAFRPSRLIRGQDGRIEQEPEEMFASTVDAIEEAVSKPQVPKGRIAAIGLDGQMAGILGIDREWRAVTPYDSWLDSRCSSVMGDMKAWGEERFIALTGCPVTNAHGPKQLWWKRERPDVYRKIAKFVVPAVYITGRLAGLRADQAFIDDTYLHFTGFADTGQGIWSEELIRAFGMDIEKLPSIVRPWKVIGYLQPEHADAAALPPGIPIVAGCGDTAACALGAGLTEPGRLLDIAGTASVLAGCTDHYKPDTQTRTLMYARSVIPDLYLPLAYINGGGECIAWFGKLVGSRSGAASSYDELNREAGRIPPGSDGLLFIPHFGGRVCPSDSQLRGGWIGMHWGHGQAAMYRSILESIAYEYAGYLSILKHAVGQVAFSQVHVVGGGASSALFNQIKADVLGLPYRTMQNQETALTAIALIAGYGIGTVPSLAEAAAGQAKPEQMYDPDHSKRGTYARYAAAYHEAVSRLSELYQQRLQQHG
- a CDS encoding glucose-6-phosphate isomerase codes for the protein MKDNYGAASALAPFAVYFSLHNGRSDTRASLRRHLSNMKGMYADDHALSLMLEQEDVLLYEFHELGIPESPGNLAFGTSIVYPGKIGEEYFMTKGHFHTILDTAEVYYCIGGKGLMLMENPEGEWEVQEFTPGRAVYVPGRYAHRSINTGTEPLITFYVFRADAGHDYGSIETRGFRKIAVERDGKPALVDNPKWHA
- a CDS encoding alcohol dehydrogenase catalytic domain-containing protein, whose protein sequence is MQAARLYGQNDVRVLDVPKPAIGEDEVLLQVKCAGICGTDLRMIKNGSPYIGEDSPRILGHELSGVLCEVGGAVEGYECGMRVAVAPNMGCGICESCVRADYHLCAKYKALGVQLDGGFAEYVRIPASAVRFGNIAVLPSHVTFEQATLIEPLSCVYNGLLQSPVHLGDDVLIIGAGPIGIMYALLAKHSGAGRVFIANRSHERLRLCREIDDSLITLPAEGLTEEIDRLTGGRGVDMCVTANPSPESQQLAIELTAMNGRINFFGGLPQQMSGVELHTNRIHYKQISVTGSTKANNHHFRKTLQLIASGLLDADRLISRRFPLSGTQEALAYAGSSLGIKTLIGFE